Proteins from a genomic interval of Megalopta genalis isolate 19385.01 unplaced genomic scaffold, iyMegGena1_principal scaffold0020, whole genome shotgun sequence:
- the beta-Spec gene encoding spectrin beta chain isoform X1, with the protein MTTDISVVRGGWDPTLQQEIVDEYEYDGGNSSSRLFERSRIKALAGERELVQKKTFQKWVNSHLVRCSCRIGDLYVDLRDGKMLIKLLEILSGERLPRPTKGKMRIHCLENVDKALQFLREQRVHLENMGSHDIVDGNPRLSLGLIWTIILRFQIQDITIEETDNQETKSAKDALLLWCQMKTAGYHNVNVRNFSTSWRDGLAFNAIIHKHRPDLIQFDKLSKANAIYNLNNAFNVAEDKLGLTKLLDAEDIFVDHPDEKSIITYVVTYYHYFSKMKQETVQGKRIGKVVGIAMENDRMIHEYESLTSDLLRWIEGTIEALGDRRFANSLVGVQSQLSQFSNYRTVEKPPKFVEKGNLEVLLFTLQSKMRANNQKPYTPREGKMISDINKAWERLEKAEHERELALREELIRQEKLEQLAARFNRKASMRETWLSENQRLVSQDNFGFDLAAVEAAAKKHEAIETDIFAYEERVQAVMAVSQELEAENYHDIERINARKDNVLRLWTYLLELLRARRMRLELSLQLQQNFQEMLYILDSMEEIKMRLLTDDYGKHLMGVEDLLQKHSLVEADINVLGERVKAVVQQSQRFLEHGEGYRPCDPTIIVERVQQLEDAYAELVRLAVERRARLEESRKLWQFYWDMADEENWIKEKEQIVSTGDIGHDLTTINLLLSKHKALENEIQSHEPQLMSVAAVGDELVRQQHFGSDRITERLQEILGMWNHLLDLAAFRRKRLEEAVDYHQLFADADDIDIWMLDTLRLVSSEDVGRDEANVQSLLKKHKDVTDELKNYATTIDQLHQQASGLGEQDAKSPEVLERLASIDSRYKELMELAKLRKQRLLDALSLYKLFSESDGVEQWIGEKNRMLETMVPAKDIEDVEIMKHRYNGFEKEMYANASRVAVVNQLARQLLHVEHPNSEQIVARQNELNQKWAELREKADHKRDELNSAHGVQTFHIECRETVSWIEDKKRILQQTDSLEMDLTGVMTLQRRLSGMERDLAAIQAKLDALELEAQNIQQQNLEDPEVIRDRIAQIHTIWEQLTHMLKERDAKLEEAGDLHRFLRDLDHFQAWLTKTQTDVASEDTPTTLADAEKLLTQHQNIKEEIDNYTGDYQKMMEYGERLTTEAGDGDTQYMFLRERLNALKMGWEELHQMWVNRQILLSNSLNLQVFDRDARQAEVLLSQQEHILAKDETPVNFEQAEQMIKRHEAFMTTMDANDEKVNSVVQFAARLVNQGHFAADKVKKKAENINERRQINREKANQYMEKLKDQLQLQMFLQDCEELGEWVQEKHITAQDETYRSAKTVHSKWTRHQAFEAEIASNKDRLQQLQQAAEELIQQKPDLAEIIKPKVAELADQFEELETTTHDKGERLFDANREVLIHQTCDDIDSWMNELEKQIESTDTGSDLASVNILMQKQQMIETQMAVKAKQVTELDKQAEHLQRTVPDDKMEEIKCKKEKVAQRFAQLKAPLIDRQRQLEKKKEAFQFRRDVEDEKLWIAEKMPQATSSEYGNSLFNVHMLKKKNQSLRTEIDNHEPRINLVCNNGQKLIDEGHEDSPEFQKLIPELTEKWKELKDAVEDRNKHLLQNEKAQQYFFDATEAESWMSEQELYMMVDDRGKDEISAQNLMKKHESLEHAVEDYADTIRQLGETARQLINDQHPLADQIAVKQSQVDKLYAGLKDLAGERRAKLDEALQLFMLNREVDDLEQWIAERELVAGSHELGQDYDHVTLLWERFKEFARDTEATGSDRVVAVNGIADSLIAAGHSDAATIAEWKDGLNEVWQDLLELIETRTQMLQASRELHKFFHDCKDVLGRILEKQNAMSDELGRDAGSVSALQRKHANFMQDLSTLQSQVSQIQEESAKLQASYAGDKAREITNREGEVVASWNNLQSLCEERRAKLEDTGDLFRFFNMVRTLMIWMDDVVRQMNTSEKPRDVAGVELLMNNHQSLKAEIDAREDNLLACINLGKDLLARNHYASTQIKDKLAALTDHRNALLHRWEERWENLQLILEVYQFARDAAVAEAWLIAQEPYLMSQELGHTIDEVENLIKKHEAFEKSAAAQEERFSALHRLTTFELKELKRREQEREEEERRKKEEAAAAEAARLAKATPVTSPDEPPSERAEAEGVTSGERTVGEDESHVAHRKASTRTPLPQDKPKEVHAQKPARLSIRGGPSSPTTPSPTKSPQGVSIPTTPKGGSGSESGTLRRKERSRSKSPFRSFRWRKSAKSPSLDRSGVSDDERSISEQRSPTDDEFEGVLQRKHEWESTTKKASNRSWHKVYMVVRGQSLFAYTDQKSYKSAPDQSYKGEAPLDLRGATITVANDYTKRKHVFRVKSQSGSDFLFQAKDDTEMNEWVTALNQSAQGASGASTSRAHTLPAPTQAETKRRSFFTLKKN; encoded by the exons ATGACGACCGACATCTCGGTAGTGCGCGGAGGTTGGGACCCCACGCTACAACAAGAGATTGTCGATGAGTACGAATACGACGGAGGAAACTCGAGCTCGAGACTCTTCGAACGTTCACGAATCAAGGCTTTAGCTG GTGAACGTGAACTAGTACAAAAGAAGACCTTCCAAAAATGGGTGAACTCACATTTGGTTCGATGCTCATGCCGAATTGGAGATCTGTACGTCGACCTCCGTGATGGAAAGATGCTGATCAAACTGCTGGAAATCCTATCCGGAGAACGTTTACCACGACCAACGAAAGGAAAAATGCGAATCCATTGTTTGGAGAACGTCGACAAAGCGTTGCAGTTCCTACGGGAGCAGAGGGTGCACCTGGAGAACATGGGTTCCCACGACATAGTCGACGGGAATCCACGATTGAGCTTGGGTCTGATCTGGACCATCATTCTTCGCTTCCAAATCCAGGACATCACCATCGAAGAGACCGACAATCAAGAGACAAAGTCAGCCAAGGACGCGTTGTTGCTCTGGTGTCAGATGAAGACCGCTGGCTATCATAACGTGAACGTGAGAAATTTCAGCACTTCCTGGCGCGACGGCCTGGCTTTCAACGCCATCATCCACAAGCACAGACCGGATCTGATCCAGTTCGACAAGCTTTCCAAGGCGAATGCTATCTACAACCTTAACAACGCGTTCAACGTTGCCGAAGACAAATTGGGGCTGACTAAACTCCTCGACGCCGAGGACATATTCGTCGATCATCCGGACGAGAAGTCCATCATCACCTACGTGGTCACTTACTATCACTATTTCTCTAAGATGAAGCAAGAAACTGTCCAGGGCAAGAGGATAGGCAAGGTCGTCGGCATTGCTATGGAGAACGATCGCATGATACACGAATACGAAAGCCTGACGAGCGATTTGCTGCGTTGGATAGAGGGCACCATAGAGGCCCTCGGCGACCGTAGATTCGCCAACTCGTTAGTGGGCGTTCAGTCCCAGCTTTCCCAGTTTTCCAACTATCGGACCGTAGAAAAACCGCCTAAGTTTGTGGAGAAGGGTAACTTGGAAGTGCTTCTGTTCACGTTGCAGTCCAAAATGAGGGCCAATAATCAAAAGCCGTACACACCTAGAGAGGGAAAGATGATATCGGACATCAACAAGGCTTGGGAAAGATTGGAGAAAGCCGAGCACGAAAGGGAATTGGCTCTGCGCGAGGAACTAATCCGTCAGGAGAAGTTGGAACAGCTGGCGGCGAGGTTCAATCGCAAGGCCAGCATGAGAGAAACCTGGTTGTCCGAGAACCAGCGTTTGGTCTCCCAGGATAATTTCGGTTTCGATTTAGCCGCGGTGGAAGCCGCGGCCAAGAAACACGAGGCCATTGAAACAGACATATTCGCCTATGAGGAAAGAGTCCAGGCGGTAATGGCGGTGTCCCAAGAATTGGAGGCTGAAAACTACCACGACATCGAGCGAATCAACGCTCGCAAAGACAATGTCCTCAGACTATGGACTTATCTCCTGGAATTGTTGCGCGCCAGAAGAATGAGGCTGGAGCTGTCTCTGCAACTGCAGCAGAACTTCCAGGAGATGTTGTACATCTTGGACAGCATGGAGGAGATCAAGATGCGTCTCTTAACCGACGACTACGGGAAGCACTTGATGGGCGTGGAGGATCTTTTGCAGAAGCATTCTTTGGTCGAGGCCGATATCAATGTTTTGGGAGAAAGAGTGAAGGCTGTCGTCCAACAGAGCCAGAGATTCCTGGAACACGGAGAGGGCTACAGACCCTGCGATCCTACCATCATCGTCGAACGCGTGCAGCAGCTCGAGGATGCTTATGCCGAATTGGTTCGACTGGCGGTGGAACGTAGAGCCAGGCTCGAGGAATCTCGCAAACTCTGGCAGTTCTATTGGGATATGGCAGACGAGGAGAACTGGATCAAGGAGAAGGAGCAGATAGTGTCGACCGGGGACATCGGTCACGATTTGACCACTATCAACTTACTGCTGTCGAAACATAAAGCTCTAGAGAACGAAATTCAATCCCACGAACCTCAGCTAATGTCTGTAGCAGCGGTCGGCGACGAACTGGTCCGTCAACAACATTTCGGTTCCGATCGTATCACGGAAAGACTGCAGGAGATTTTGGGAATGTGGAATCATCTTCTCGACCTGGCTGCCTTCAGAAGGAAGCGTTTGGAAGAGGCTGTTGACTATCACCAGCTGTTCGCCGATGCCGACGACATAGATATTTGGATGTTGGATACTCTGAGACTGGTGTCGTCGGAGGATGTTGGCAGAGACGAGGCCAACGTTCAATCGCTGTTGAAGAAACACAAGGATGTTACCGACGAGCTGAAGAATTATGCCACCACGATCGACCAGCTTCACCAGCAAGCCTCTGGTCTCGGAGAGCAAGATGCCAAGTCGCCGGAAGTATTGGAGAGACTGGCTTCCATCGATTCCAGGTACAAGGAGCTGATGGAACTGGCCAAGCTACGCAAACAGAGACTACTGGACGCTTTGTCTTTGTACAAGTTATTCAGCGAGTCCGACGGAGTTGAGCAGTGGATAGGCGAGAAGAACAGGATGTTGGAAACCATGGTGCCAGCCAAGGACATCGAAGACGTCGAAATCATGAAGCACAGGTACAATGGCTTCGAGAAGGAGATGTATGCTAACGCGTCCCGGGTCGCCGTAGTAAATCAATTAGCCAGACAGCTGTTGCACGTGGAGCATCCGAACTCCGAGCAAATAGTCGCTAGACAGAACGAGCTGAACCAGAAGTGGGCCGAATTGAGAGAGAAAGCGGATCACAAACGGGACGAGTTGAACTCTGCTCACGGTGTGCAAACCTTCCATATCGAGTGTAGGGAGACAGTATCCTGGATAGAAGATAAGAAACGAATTCTCCAACAGACAGATAGTCTTGAGATGGATCTGACCGGTGTCATGACGCTTCAACGTCGTCTGAGCGGCATGGAACGCGATTTGGCAGCTATTCAGGCTAAGTTGGATGCCTTAGAATTAGAAGCCCAAAATATTCAACAGCAGAATCTGGAAGATCCGGAGGTCATTCGCGACAGAATCGCCCAGATACACACCATCTGGGAACAGCTGACGCACATGCTGAAGGAACGCGACGCGAAACTGGAAGAAGCCGGTGATCTGCATAGATTCTTGAGAGATCTTGATCACTTCCAGGCCTGGTTAACCAAGACCCAGACAGACGTAGCCAGCGAGGACACTCCAACTACTTTGGCCGACGCCGAGAAGCTCCTAACTCAGCATCAAAACATCAAGGAAGAGATTGACAATTACACGGGCGATTATCAGAAGATGATGGAGTACGGAGAGAGATTGACCACCGAGGCTGGCGACGGCGACACTCAGTACATGTTCCTCAGAGAACGTCTGAATGCGTTGAAGATGGGCTGGGAAGAGCTGCACCAGATGTGGGTGAACAGACAGATCTTGTTATCGAACTCGCTGAACTTGCAGGTATTCGATCGCGACGCCCGCCAAGCGGAGGTGTTGCTATCCCAGCAGGAGCACATTCTTGCGAAGGATGAGACTCCGGTGAACTTCGAGCAGGCCGAACAGATGATTAAACGGCACGAGGCGTTTATGACCACGATGGATGCGAATGACGAGAAGGTCAACTCGGTGGTGCAGTTCGCGGCCAGATTGGTCAATCAGGGCCATTTCGCTGCAGACAAGGTGAAGAAGAAGGCGGAGAACATCAATGAGCGCAGACAGATCAATCGCGAGAAGGCGAACCAATATATGGAGAAGCTGAAGGATCAGTTGCAGTTGCAGATGTTCCTGCAGGATTGCGAGGAGCTTGGCGAATGGGTGCAGGAGAAGCATATCACTGCACAAGACGAGACCTATAGGAGCGCTAAGACGGTACACAGCAAGTGGACTAGGCATCAGGCCTTCGAAGCGGAGATAGCTAGCAACAAAGACCGCCTGCAGCAACTACAGCAAGCTGCCGAAGAATTGATTCAACAGAAGCCTGATCTTGCCGAGATCATCAAACCTAAAGTGGCCGAATTAGCTGATCAGTTCGAAGAACTTGAAACGACCACTCATGACAAAGGCGAACGCCTGTTCGATGCTAACAGAGAAGTCCTTATACATCAGACTTGCGACGATATCGATTCCTGGATGAACGAACTGGAGAAACAGATCGAGAGCACTGACACAGGATCGGACCTTGCGTCGGTGAACATTCTCATGCAGAAGCAACAGATGATCGAGACGCAGATGGCTGTAAAGGCCAAACAGGTCACCGAACTGGATAAACAGGCTGAACACTTGCAGCGCACTGTTCCAGACGATAAGATGGAGGAGATCAAGTGCAAGAAGGAGAAGGTAGCCCAGAGATTCGCTCAGCTGAAGGCGCCTCTGATAGATcgtcagcgtcaattagagaagaagaaggaggcgTTCCAGTTCAGACGTGACGTGGAAGATGAGAAACTCTGGATCGCTGAGAAGATGCCGCAGGCTACCAGCAGTGAGTATGGAAACTCCTTGTTCAATGTACACATGTTGAAGAAGAAGAACCAATCGCTACGTACTGAAATCGACAACCACGAGCCCAGGATCAACTTAGTCTGCAATAACGGACAAAAACTGATTGACGAAGGACATGAAGACAGTCCTGAGTTCCAAAAACTGATACCTGAATTGACTGAGAAATGGAAGGAGCTGAAGGACGCTGTGGAAGATAGAAACAAACATTTACTTCAAAACGAAAAGGCTCAGCAGTACTTCTTCGACGCGACCGAGGCCGAGTCCTGGATGAGCGAGCAAGAATTATACATGATGGTCGATGATCGGGGCAAGGATGAGATTTCTGCCCAGAATTTGATGAAGAAGCACGAGTCCTTggagcatgctgttgaagattaTGCAGATACTATTCGCCAGCTTGGAGAGACCGCCAGGCAGCTGATCAACGATCAACATCCACTGGCTGATCAGATCGCAGTGAAACAATCACAG GTCGACAAACTATACGCCGGACTGAAGGATCTAGCCGGCGAACGACGAGCCAAGCTGGATGAAGCACTTCAGCTGTTTATGTTGAACAGAGAAGTAGATGATCTGGAGCAGTGGATCGCGGAGAGAGAATTGGTTGCGGGAAGTCACGAATTGGGCCAGGATTACGATCATGTGACCCTTCTTTGGGAACGATTCAAGGAATTCGCTAGAGACACCGAAGCGACAGGATCCGACCGCGTGGTAGCAGTGAATGGAATTGCCGATTCGTTGATCGCCGCTGGACACTCCGATGCAGCCACTATCGCCGAATGGAAGGATGGCTTGAACGAAGTCTGGCAAGACTTGCTGGAGTTGATCGAGACACGTACGCAGATGTTGCAAGCTAGTAGAGAGCTGCACAAGTTCTTCCATGATTGCAAGGATGTCCTTGGAAGGATCCTAGAGAAACAAAACGCGATGTCCGACGAACTTGGTCGCGACGCTGGTTCTGTGTCCGCTCTCCAACGAAAACACGCAAATTTCATGCAAGATTTGTCCACTCTACAGAGCCAAGTGTCTCAAATCCAAGAAGAATCCGCCAAGCTACAAGCAAGCTATGCTGGCGACAAAGCTAGAGAGATAACGAATCGCGAAGGAGAGGTAGTAGCCTCTTGGAATAACCTACAGTCTTTGTGCGAGGAAAGAAGAGCAAAATTAGAAGACACCGGCGATCTCTTCCGCTTCTTTAACATGGTCAGAACTCTGATGATATGGATGGATGACGTTGTACGTCAGATGAACACCTCTGAAAAGCCTCGAGATGTTGCCGGAGTCGAGTTACTAATGAACAATCATCAGAGTCTGAAGGCTGAAATCGATGCTAGAGAAGACAATTTGCTGGCGTGTATTAATCTTGGAAAGGATTTGTTAGCTAGGAACCATTATGCTAGTACTCAGATTAAAGACAAGTTGGCTGCCCTCACTGATCATAGGAATGCATTATTGCATAGATGGGAGGAACGTTGGGAGAACTTGCAACTCA TTTTGGAAGTCTATCAATTTGCTAGAGATGCAGCGGTTGCAGAGGCATGGTTGATCGCCCAGGAACCGTATCTGATGAGCCAGGAACTTGGA CATACCATCGACGAGGTTGAGAATTTGATTAAGAAACACGAGGCCTTCGAAAAATCGGCAGCTGCACAGGAAGAAAGGTTTAGTGCCTTGCATCGACTTACTACG TTTGAGTTGAAAGAATTGAAGAGGAGGGAGCAAGAACgagaagaggaagagagacgCAAGAAGGAGGAAGCTGCGGCAGCTGAAGCAGCTCGGTTAGCTAAAGCAACCCCAGTTACTAGTCCAGATGAACCGCCCAGTGAAAG AGCCGAAGCAGAAGGTGTAACCAGTGGAGAACGTACAGTTGGTGAGGACGAATCGCATG TGGCACACCGCAAGGCTTCTACACGTACGCCCCTGCCTCAAGACAAGCCCAAGGAAG TGCATGCTCAGAAACCTGCACGTCTATCCATACGAGGAGGACCATCATCGCCTACCACCCCCTCGCCTACGAAATCTCCGCAAGGTGTATCGATTCCTACAA CTCCAAAAGGTGGAAGCGGTTCCGAATCTGGTACATTAAGACGTAAGGAACGTAGTCGCAGCAAGTCGCCATTCAGAAGTTTCCGCTGGAGAAAATCCGCCAAGTCGCCGAGTTTAGATCGCAGTGGCGTGAGTGATGATGAGCGCAGCATATCTG AACAACGAAGTCCCACCGACGACGAATTCGAGGGTGTATTGCAACGAAAGCACGAATGGGAGAGTACAACGAAGAAGGCATCTAATCGGTCCTGGCACAAGGTGTACATGGTCGTTCGCGGGCAAAGTCTGTTCGCATACACGGACCAGAAATCGTACAAGTCTGCGCCTGATCAATCTTATAAAGGAGAAGCTCCTCTAGATCTCAGGGGCGCTACCATAACCGTGGCGAATGATTATACCAAGAGGAAACATGTCTTCCGAGTAAA GTCGCAAAGCGGATCAGACTTCTTGTTCCAGGCCAAAGATGACACCGAGATGAATGAATGGGTCACGGCACTGAACCAATCAGCGCAGGGTGCATCAGGCGCAAGCACATCCAGGGCACACACCTTGCCCGCGCCAACGCAAGCCGAGACCAAGAGACGTAGTTTCTTCACTCTCAAGAAAAA